From a single Poecilia reticulata strain Guanapo linkage group LG2, Guppy_female_1.0+MT, whole genome shotgun sequence genomic region:
- the fhip1b gene encoding FHF complex subunit HOOK-interacting protein 1B, with amino-acid sequence MSWLSRLNPRSGRSAVASVAPSSPCTADPETCLMVFENHWRQVSWVLDQRETSSSSDDLTAVRNNTDQMLCLLAEERPAESTEGGSCVALMGPILELVVTENILERLVQWHLRRGLDPDSQGALLKLFEMLIGQSQQPLLQHTAVLHPLLRLLGACADPELGCPPALENSLVLLLNQVCVSMARQPVVLEMLFQAAPAQQGSTNLLIFSLLVPFIHRDGAIGQQARDALLLVMAASACHEAVARYISENSYFCPVLATGLSALYSSLPRKIEVRGDDWHSLRREDWMGVSSLVLFMNSLEFCNAVVQVAHPLVRSQLLDYLHNGFLVPVMGPALHKSSVDEMIASTAYLDLFLRSVTETSLLKTFLRFILLHRHDNDTILDTLLTRISSNSRLCMVSLSLFRTLLSLHCEDIMLQLVLRYLLPCTHVMLSQRRAIRETDMYGKSANKFLSLIPECCRLNASSSTDRDDDNPFWGKVMNNPSTEAPTPPRPSTPSRLSFFMRQQSGGGSGGGGSSNPPAVDPLHPGPSGSHALSPDSPMHQQQTHTECLEWDAGYLEYLKDARRGIEHCAWSCRDWSAPYDGENPSPSAATPPPPPPTSNASMAMFPEHFSFQHGGSAGTPPGQQRAAVVAAARSEWSSSDRDSGEWDVTIGKNNCISLTPRSKKRTLQTEELLPKPVPPLVPSPSAASTLLASHSTSSPSQHISTSTITVSYQPMYNGTITQADRCSDSRDRGLEVKKVKRDLGEEQFLDENANQNGSPISYPSHSHAAXPQSLFSNRNSSDVKPLQFPAPDTKPLTNSGPHSISSDLPEANQQSQQSVERLIEELLEQAPDDPQQLPGDANGQGISIEAFTQELRELEDRVKERSQAASLQRDAAAESLSAEQQEDEQLSTALNAKLTGDVKGEASEVGVCSPARPLTQPASQPYTGPFMVVLFAKLENMLQNSLYVNILLTGIVAQLACYPQPLLRSFLLNTNMVFQPSVKSLIQVLGSVKNRIEAFAASHEDFPAMLRKAQQYLVARGKVDWTDMAAAVPPLRRSDSLVKSRKPSLGDLILRHTNSPTRARHAAQLALAHVRDGGQSLHSALFRGGGGSSGLEKQAEALRVKNAVYCAVIFCEFLKELAAMAQEHAVTLPFPRSQKAEE; translated from the exons ATGAGCTGGCTTAGCAGGTTGAACCCACGGTCCGGCCGCAGCGCCGTCGCCTCCGTCGCCCCCTCCAGCCCGTGCACTGCCGACCCAGAGACATGCCTCATGGTGTTTGAGAACCACTGGAGACAG GTCTCTTGGGTTTTGGATCAGCGAGAAACGTCGTCCTCCAGCGACGACCTGACGGCGGTGCGAAACAACACCGACCAGATGTTGTGTCTGCTGGCGGAGGAGCGTCCTGCCGAGAGCACGGAGGGCGGCTCTTGCGTGGCGCTCATGGGCCCCATCCTGGAACTGGTCGTCACGGAGAACATCCTGGAGCGCCTGGTTCAATGGCACCTCCGGCGCGGCCTGGACCCGGACAGCCAAGGGGCCCTGCTCAAACTGTTCGAGATGCTCATCGGCCAATCCCAGcagcctctgctgcagcacacagCCGTTCTCCACCCCCTGCTGAGGCTGCTGGGAGCATGCGCCGACCCAGAACTCGGCTGTCCCCCGGCCTTGGAGAACAGCCTGGTACTGCTGCTTAATCAG GTCTGCGTGTCCATGGCCCGGCAGCCGGTGGTCCTAGAGATGCTGTTCCAGGCTGCGCCAGCCCAACAGGGCTCCACCAACCTGCTGATCTTCTCCCTCCTCGTGCCGTTCATCCACCGGGACGGAGCCATCGGCCAGCAGGCCCGAGACGCGCTGCTGCTGGTGATGGCGGCCTCGGCCTGTCACGAGGCAGTGGCGCGATACATCTCCGAAAACTCCTATTTCTGCCCG GTGTTGGCGACGGGGCTCAGCGCTCTCTACTCCTCCCTGCCCAGGAAGATCGAGGTCCGCGGAGACGACTGGCATTCGCTGCGGCGGGAGGACTGGATGGGCGTGTCGTCTCTCGTGCTTTTCATGAACTCCTTGGAGTTCTGCAACGCCGTGGTGCAGGTGGCGCACCCCCTGGTCCGCTCTCAGCTCCTGGACTACCTCCACAACGGCTTCCTTGTCCCCGTCATGGGCCCCGCCCTGCACAAG TCGTCGGTGGACGAGATGATCGCCAGCACCGCCTACCTGGATCTTTTCTTGCGCAGCGTAACGGAAACATCGCTCCTCAAAACCTTCCTGCGCTTCATCCTGCTGCATCGCCATGACAATGACACCATCCTGGACACGCTGCTCACGCGCATAAGCAGCAATTCGAGG CTCTGCATGGTCTCGTTGAGTCTGTTCAGGACTCTCCTGTCCCTGCATTGTGAGGACATCATGCTGCAGCTTGTTCTCAG GTATCTTCTGCCCTGCACCCATGTAATGCTGAGTCAGCGTCGTGCCATCAGGGAGACGGACATGTACGGAAAGTCGGCGAACAAGTTCCTGTCGCTGATCCCGGAGTGCTGTCGGCTGAACGCATCGAGCTCCACCGATCGCGACGACGACAATCCGTTCTGGGGAAAAG TCATGAACAATCCAAGCACTGAAGCTCCAACTCCACCCAGACCCAGCACCCCGTCCCGCTTGTCGTTCTTCATGCGGCAGCAAAGCGGCGGCGGATCTGGAGGAGGGGGCTCATCTAACCCYCCCGCCGTGGACCCGCTGCACCCGGGTCCGTCCGGCTCCCACGCTCTGTCCCCGGACAGTCCCATGCACCAGCAGCAGACCCACACAGAATGTCTGGAGTGGGACGCGGGGTACCTGGAGTACCTCAAGGACGCGCGTCGGGGAATCGAGCATTGCGCCTGGTCCTGCCGTGATTGGTCCGCGCCTTACGACGGAGAAAACCCTTCCCCAAGCGCAGCCACTCCACCCCCGCCTCCCCCCACCTCCAACGCCTCCATGGCCATGTTCCCGGAGCATTTCTCCTTCCAGCACGGAGGAAGCGCCGGCACTCCTCCAGGCCAGCAGAGGGCCGCCGTCGTGGCGGCGGCGCGGTCGGAGTGGAGCAGTTCGGACCGGGACAGCGGTGAGTGGGACGTCACGATAGGCAAAAACAACTGCATCAGTCTCACGCCCCGCTCCAAGAAGCGCACCCTTCAAACGGAGGAACTGCTCCCCAAACCGGTGCCGCCGCTCGTCCCCTCTCCGTCTGCTGCCTCCACTCTGTTGGCTTCACACTCCACCTCCTCCCCAAGTCAGCACATTTCCACGTCCACCATCACTGTGAGCTACCAGCCGATGTACAACGGGACAATCACGCAGGCGGACCGCTGTTCAGACAGCCGGGATAGAGGACTAGAggtgaaaaaagtcaaaagagaCTTGGGGGAGGAGCAGTTCTTGGATGAGAACGCCAACCAGAACGGATCTCCCATCTCTTACCCCTCCCACAGCCACGCCGCCGMCCCCCAGTCGCTTTTCAGCAACAGGAACAGCAGCGACGTGAAACCTCTACAGTTTCCCGCCCCCGATACCAAACCGCTGACCAACTCAGGCCCGCATAGCATATCCTCAGATCTTCCAGAAGCCAACCAACAGTCGCAACAATCCGTGGAGCGGCTCATCGAAGAACTGCTGGAGCAGGCGCCGGACGACCCCCAGCAGCTCCCCGGAGACGCCAACGGTCAGGGTATCAGCATCGAGGCCTTCACCCAGGAGCTGCGGGAGCTGGAGGACCGGGTGAAGGAGCGAAGCCAAGCCGCCTCCCTGCAGCGTGACGCCGCCGCTGAATCGCTGTCCGCCGAGCAGCAGGAGGATGAACAGCTTTCCACCGCCCTGAACGCGAAACTGACTGGGGACGTCAAAGGGGAGGCATCCGAGGTGGGAGTCTGCAGTCCTGCCAGACCGCTTACCCAGCCTGCCTCGCAGCCATACACTG GCCCATTCATGGTGGTTCTGTTTGCCAAGCTGGAGAACATGCTCCAAAACTCGCTGTACGTCAACATCCTGCTCACTGGCATCGTAGCCCAGTTGGCCTGTTATCCTCAGCCCCTCCTACGCTCCTTCCTGCTCAACACCAACATGGTCTTCCAGCCCAGCGTCAAGTCGCTGATCCAG GTTTTAGGTTCTGTGAAGAACCGCATTGAGGCTTTTGCAGCTTCTCACGAAGACTTCCCTGCCATGCTGAGGAAGGCCCAGCAGTACCTGGTGGCTCGAGGGAAAGTGGACTGGACCGACATGGCTGCTGCCGTTCCCCCACTGCGGCGCTCCGATTCACTAG TAAAAAGCCGAAAGCCGTCGCTCGGAGACCTGATCCTCCGACACACCAACAGCCCGACCCGGGCTCGGCATGCCGCTCAGCTGGCGCTCGCTCACGTCCGGGACGGCGGCCAGTCGCTGCACAGCGCCTTGTTCCGGGGCGGCGGCGGCTCGTCCGGGCTGGAGAAGCAAGCCGAGGCGTTGCGGGTGAAAAACGCCGTCTACTGCGCCGTCATTTTCTGCGAGTTCCTCAAAGAGCTGGCAGCCATGGCTCAAGAGCACGCCGTCACTTTACCTTTCCCTCGGAGCCAGAAGGCCGAGGAGTAG
- the LOC103478667 gene encoding uncharacterized protein LOC103478667: MFVGTPLDSSSTSSVQADGPDPNSPDSESDGPSSSSPHHSLPCWAAQAQSDLAQAREELRQIQLRHATEIETVKRGVERAILGARTEEKRLLERVEQDHRDAQQRLEQVERENMAAARVSQSLMEQRFEKLVQFQQRLQIMDQSVLSEKGPNKNLLLEEISEFLQPWEISVSLKKVNFKPSSQRNAVTFGDIRVEGQHLCLNVGGCGPNGKLCALHSQEMHCEDLNQQSSKRTKSTQGQGWTSPTGRTVKRINFLNRGDVESEEEQKLSSTKINHWLPKCEQFDWEVSQVDEMDKSCFEQQGENLYLAVPSAKDKDIKAKDMVCTISNAGKYYSPSNQRKMLSVATSRKASPSPERRQESAKMSRCLSLDSNGVEKGRLDSNNRPSHYVSSSLTSPRMAPRDHLVSQSCLDITSKVRSHSRLSQSSDEHSLGTLGDSGRAPSPADSLDSTYTFIVSPSHDFSLNKGSLNHSFHLSKSAVDLTHKSRPLISSGTNKQELCSVRSGNFSSVLSSTSASPPLSRGFDSGQILSYPNHVGHSILPQSKKSTTGLRQVPVARSLSMSVIDSSSQEHKRGREERGEPALVELEEEVDPLLMEFTASGVHLMGQFGRQGSGRADLTLPSGIHATPQGQLFIVDCGNARVQVTDPQGNVLQQVSTPNISGSSRRCRNYFDIAVNAKGLIALSCASERALLVFSRHGRLLQTFGGSTLGSAKDELEAPRGVAVTRLDEFLVADIRKGTLIALKLDPKTGSRLERTVVTGFHRPYLVATCLSSGVVAVSERGNETGRVPCIKVLEPSWNTVRVLGVCTGMGPVLTCPWGICIDKDGNILVADWGEQHRIVLYPAQGVGWPIVRQGLSSPRGLTLLPDGQLAVSDSMHHCIKIYSYKG, from the exons ATGTTTGTGGGAACCCCTCTCGATAGCAGTTCAACCTCTTCCGTCCAAGCCGACGGTCCAGACCCCAACAGTCCAGATTCTGAGTCAGATGGTCCTTCATCATCTTCTCCACATCATTCGCTTCCCTGCTGGGCGGCCCAGGCTCAGAGCGACCTCGCCCAGGCCAGGGAGGAGTTACGTCAGATACAGCTGCGTCATGCAACTGAGATTGAGACGGTTAAGCGGGGCGTAGAACGGGCGATCCTCGGAGCACGTACAGAAGAGAAGCGTCTGCTGGAGAGGGTGGAGCAGGACCATCGGGACGCTCAGCAGCGTTTGGAACAGGTTGAGAGGGAGAACATGGCGGCCGCCAGGGTGAGTCAGTCTCTGATGGAGCAAAGGTTTGAGAAGTTGGTTCAGTTTCAACAACGACTCCAGATAATGGATCAGtctgttctttctgaaaaggGACCAAACAAAAACCTCTTACTAGAGGAGATTTCAGAGTTCCTGCAGCCCTGGGAAATCTCCGTTTCTCTTAAGAAAGTAAACTTCAAACCAAGCTCCCAGCGTAATGCGGTAACTTTCGGAGACATTCGAGTGGAAGGGCAACATCTGTGTCTGAATGTTGGAGGCTGTGGGCCAAATGGAAAGCTGTGTGCCTTGCATTCACAGGAGATGCATTGTGAAGACCTAAACCAACAAAGTTCTAAAAGGACAAAAAGCACGCAAGGACAGGGTTGGACATCACCGACAGGCAGGACGGTCAAAAGGATCAACTTCTTAAACCGCGGTGACGTAGAGTCAGAGGAAGAGCAGAAGCTTTCGTCTACAAAGATAAACCACTGGCTGCCGAAATGTGAACAGTTTGACTGGGAAGTATCCCAAGTTGATGAGATGGATAAAAGTTGCTTTGAGCAACAAGGGGAGAACTTATATTTGGCTGTGCCTTCTGCTAAAGATAAGGATATCAAAGCAAAGGACATGGTATGCACGATAAGCAATGCTGGAAAATATTACTCACCCTCTAATCAGAGAAAGATGCTTTCTGTGGCCACTAGTAGAAAAGCGTCTCCTTCCCCTGAGCGAAGACAGGAATCTGCCAAGATGAGTCGTTGCTTGAGTCTAGACAGCAATGGGGTAGAAAAAGGAAGACTTGATTCGAATAACAGACCTTCGCATTATGTTAGTAGTTCACTAACATCTCCTAGGATGGCTCCAAGAGATCATTTGGTGAGTCAAAGCTGCCTAGACATTACCTCCAAAGTGCGATCACACTCTCGTCTTAGCCAGTCTTCTGATGAACACTCTCTGGGGACGTTAGGTGACTCTGGACGTGCGCCATCTCCAGCAGACAGCCTTGACTCCACCTATACCTTTATCGTTAGCCCGTCACACGACTTCAGTTTGAACAAAGGCTCTTTGAATCACAGTTTTCACCTGTCCAAGTCGGCAGTGGATTTAACACACAAGTCAAGGCCGTTGATTAGTAGCGGCACAAATAAGCAAGAATTATGCAGTGTTAGAAGTGGCAACTTCAGCTCCGTGTTGAGCTCCACCTCGGCCTCACCACCTCTAAGTAGAGGATTTGACAGCGGTCAGATCCTCTCATACCCTAATCATGTTGGTCATAGCATCTTGCCACAGTCTAAGAAATCCACAACTGGGTTAAGACAAGTCCCTGTGGCCAGGTCTTTGTCAATGTCAGTCATAGATAGTTCCTCTCAAGAACAcaagagaggcagagaggaaagaggagagCCAGCCCTGGTGGAGTTGGAGGAAGAGGTTGATCCGTTGCTTATGGAGTTCACCGCAAGCGGTGTTCATCTCATGGGGCAGTTTGGGAGGCAAGGTTCAGGCCGGGCTGATCTTACCCTGCCAAGTGGTATCCATGCCACACCACAGGGGCAGCTCTTTATAGTTGACTGCGGAAACGCACGTGTCCAG GTGACTGATCCTCAGGGGAATGTCCTTCAGCAAGTAAGTACCCCAAACATCAGTGGCTCCTCCAGAAGATGCCGTAACTACTTTGACATTGCCGTCAATGCCAAGGGTCTAATCGCCTTAAGCTGTGCTTCGGAAAGAGCTTTGCTCGTGTTCAGCCGACACGGTCGCCTGCTTCAGACTTTTGGAGGATCTACGTTGGGCTCTGCAAAGGATGAGCTAGAAGCTCCCCGAGGGGTGGCTGTAACCAGACTAGATGAATTCTTGGTAGCTGATATCAGAAAAGGCACCCTCATCGCCCTGAAGCTTGACCCTAAAACGGGCTCCAGACTCGAACGCACAGTGGTGACCGGATTCCACAGGCCTTACTTGGTGGCAACCTGCCTGAGCTCGGGCGTGGTAGCAGTGTCCGAAAGGGGCAATGAAACGGGACGAGTGCCTTGCATCAAAGTTCTGGAGCCAAGCTGGAACACAGTGAGAGTTCTTGGTGTATGTACTGGCATGGGACCAGTCCTCACATGTCCCTGGGGCATATGCATTGATAAAGACGGCAATATCTTAGTCGCAGACTGGGGAGAGCAGCACAGAATTGTGTTGTACCCTGCTCAAGGCGTGGGCTGGCCCATCGTACGCCAGGGATTGAGCAGCCCACGTGGCCTGACCTTATTACCAGATGGGCAACTAGCCGTGTCCGACAGCATGCACCACTGCATTAAGATTTACAGTTATAAAGGGTGA